CGACCTGAGCCGCCTCGGACGCGTTGGCCGCGATCTCCCGGGTGTTTGCGTTGAGCTCCTCGGTCGCCGTCGCCACGCTCTGGACGTTGGCAGACACCTGCTCGGCCGCGGCCGATACCATGCTCGCCTGGGTCGATGTTTCCTCGTTGGCCGACGCGATTTGCTGGGACAGGTTCCTCATCTCGTCGGATGAGCTCGACAGCAAACCCGCCTGAACGGCGAGCTGCTGGATGTCCTTCTGGATACCGCCGGCGAAGACATTGAAACTCTCGCCCAATTGGCTGAGCTCATCCGCGCCGGTGATCTCGACCCTGCGCGTGAGATCCGCATCTCCCTCTGCGATGTCCTGGAACCGGTCGAGCAGCTTGCGGATCGGTCGCGTGATGATCCGCCGCGCGATCCAGACAATGAACCCGCTGATGCCGAGGATCGTCAGCAGGACAGCCAGGCCCGCCTTGAGTGCGCTCTGGCGAACCGGCCCGGAAATGACTTCGTCCGGCACGACAAGACCGAGGGTCCAGTCGATATACGGCGATTCAGACTTGACCGGCGCCATCAGGATGAAGACGTCCTCGCCCTTCCAGGTGGCCCTGCTGCGGCTCCGGTCTCCCGAGAGGAGCCGGCTGCTGAGGTCCGAGAAGCCGACGGTGTCCGGCACCAGCCCGTCAAGGTCTTTCAAGGTGGCTTCGATTTCAATATCTGCATCGGTGAAGTAGATGATTTCGCCCCGTTGATCGACCAGAAAAGCTGAGCCGGTGCCCGCGTATCGAACCTGTTCGACGAGTCCCGCGACAGTCGTCAGCAGGACATCCGCGCCGCCAACACCAAGAAGGGTGCCGTTCTGCAGGTACACCGTCGTCTGGATGACGACAGCCACCTCCCGTGTCAGAAGGTCGACCGTCGGCGAGGCAAGGTACAGCTTGTCCTCGCCGACTGCCTCGTGCCACCAGGGACGATTCTTGACGAGGTACCCCTCCTCCTCCACCCGACCCTCCGGCATTTCGGGAATCCGGTTGGAGAAGTAGTCCTGGGTGTCCTCGTCGGCGAAAAAGACGGCTTTGACGGACGGGTCCTTCCCCACCAAGGCGTCGAAGTAGTCGATGATC
Above is a window of Acidobacteriota bacterium DNA encoding:
- a CDS encoding methyl-accepting chemotaxis protein, whose amino-acid sequence is MHLNIQQKLIVFVGGSIALALAILGVVTVIEYADITRQKTYTEVEQVVGGTAQEIETFFTTRGRMVDAVFSNPSILDYFERYTEHRAPVFGDPDYEAIIDYFDALVGKDPSVKAVFFADEDTQDYFSNRIPEMPEGRVEEEGYLVKNRPWWHEAVGEDKLYLASPTVDLLTREVAVVIQTTVYLQNGTLLGVGGADVLLTTVAGLVEQVRYAGTGSAFLVDQRGEIIYFTDADIEIEATLKDLDGLVPDTVGFSDLSSRLLSGDRSRSRATWKGEDVFILMAPVKSESPYIDWTLGLVVPDEVISGPVRQSALKAGLAVLLTILGISGFIVWIARRIITRPIRKLLDRFQDIAEGDADLTRRVEITGADELSQLGESFNVFAGGIQKDIQQLAVQAGLLSSSSDEMRNLSQQIASANEETSTQASMVSAAAEQVSANVQSVATATEELNANTREIAANASEAAQVATRAVEIADETKATFDRLDESGTTIGDMVKVIYAIAEQTNLLALNATIEAARAGEAGKGFAVVADEVKKLANQTAQATEEISSTAEVISNHTKVAVDATEEISGIIRKIHDIQTTIASGVEEQTATTAEIAHSVTEAATGSSEIAERIAGIAAAVQQTAVASTSSHERGDELARMAEELKKIVGRFTY